In Rhea pennata isolate bPtePen1 chromosome 8, bPtePen1.pri, whole genome shotgun sequence, one genomic interval encodes:
- the STXBP3 gene encoding syntaxin-binding protein 3 isoform X2, giving the protein MAPAGAAAERGLKRLVWQKLKSSIFDDCKKEEEWKIIVLDDYTTKLLSLCCKMTDLLEEGITVVENIYKNREPVPHMKAIYFITPTKKSVDGLIDDFISKSSRRYKAAYVYFTDSCPDNLFNKMKSACSKSIRRCKEISISFFPYESRVFTLNVPDAFYRCYSPILEKTKDKDSVMEVMAEQIVTLCATLEENPGVRYKSKPLDNASKLAQLVEKGLENYYKTDETSQIKAKTHSQLLIIDRGFDPISTVLHELTFQAMAYDLLPIENDTYKYKTDGPTGKEKEAILEEDDELWVQIRHKHIADVIEEIPKLLKEISSKRKATEGKLTLSGLAQLMKKMPHFRKQITRQVVHLNIAEDCMSKFKPNVERLCKTEQDLALGTDAEGQKVKDPMRVLFPVLLNKSHDNHDKIRAILLYIFSTNGTTQENLDKLIQNVQIESDSDMIRNWEYLGVPVLSSTASQQCKQPRRDRSSEETFQLSRWTPVMKDIMEDAIENKLDSKEWPYCSQCPPTWNGSGAVSARQKPKASYHDERKSSARLIIFVIGGITYSEMRSAYEVSQAYKSCEVIIGSTHLLTPKRLLDEVKSLSKPKDMVCTKDE; this is encoded by the exons AGCTAAAATCATCAATATTTGATGACtgcaagaaagaggaagaatggaAG ATAATTGTTTTAGATGATTACACTACTAAATTACTGTCACTATGCTGTAAAATGACTGATTTGCTGGAAGAGGGTATCACAG TTGTGGAGAACATATATAAAAACCGAGAGCCTGTCCCACACATGAAAGCAATTTATTTCATAACTCCAACCAAAAAG TCTGTAGATGGACTTATTGATGACTTCATCAGCAAATCATCTCGCAGATACAAAGCAGCATATGTCTACTTCACTGACT cttgTCCTGACAATCTTTTCAACAAAATGAAGTCTGCCTGCTCAAAATCAATAAGGAGATGCAAAGAAATTagcatttccttcttcccataTGAGTCTCGG GTATTTACTCTCAATGTCCCGGATGCCTTTTACCGCTGTTATAGTCCAATTTTGGAAAAGACTAAGGATAAAGATTCTGTAATGGAAGTTATGGCTGAACAAATTGTTACATTATGTGCCACTTTAGAAGAGAATCCAGGAGTACGATATAAAAG CAAACCATTGGATAATGCTAGCAAACTTGCACAGCTTGTTGAAAAAGGTCTTGAAAACTACTATAAAACTGATGAGACAAGCCAAATAAAG GCCAAAACCCATTCTCAACTACTAATAATTGATCGTGGCTTTGACCCAATATCGACTGTACTTCATGAGCTCACTTTCCAGGCAATGGCGTATGATCTGCTACCAATTGAAAATGATACTTACAA atacAAAACAGATGGACctactggaaaggaaaaggaggcaATTCTGGAGGAAGATGATGAGCTCTGGGTACAGATTCGACACAAACATATTGCAGATGTGATAGA gGAAATACcaaaacttctgaaagaaatttcatcaaaaagaaaagcaacagaaggaaaa TTAACGCTATCGGGTCTGGCCCAGTTAATGAAAAAGATGCCACACTTCCGTAAGCAGATTACTAGG CAAGTTGTTCACCTTAACATAGCAGAAGATTGCATGAGCAAGTTCAAACCTAATGTAGAAAGGCTTTGCAAAACTGAACAG gaCTTGGCTCTTGGAACTGATGCAGAAGGTCAGAAAGTAAAAGACCCAATGAGAGTCCTCTTTCCAGTTCTGCTCAACAAAAGTCATGACAATCATGATAAAATTAGAGCAATTCTCCTGTATATCTTTAGCACAAATG GAACTACCCAGGAGAACTTGGACAAGCTGATCCAGAATGTACAAATAGAAAGTGACAGTGACATGATAAGAAACTGGGAGTACCTTGGTGTTCCTGTTCTCTCTTCA actGCTTCTCAGCAATGTAAACAGCCCAGAAGAGATCGTTCTTCAGAAGAAACTTTTCAGCTTTCTAGGTGGACACCTGTTATGAAAGACATTATGGAG GATGCTATAGAAAACAAACTAGATTCAAAAGAATGGCCTTATTGTTCCCAGTGTCCTCCTACCTGGAATGGGTCAGGAGCAGTGAG TGCTCGCCAGAAACCCAAAGCTAGTTACCATGATGAGCGAAAAAGTAGTGCAAGACTGATTATATTTGTGATTGGAGGCATTACATACTCTGAGATGCGCAGTGCTTATGAAGTTTCTCAAGCCTACAAGTCTTGTGAAGTTATCATTG GTTCTACTCATCTTTTGACACCTAAAAGATTACTGGATGAAGTAAAGAGCCTTAGTAAGCCAAAGGATATGGTCTGCACTAAGGATGAATAG
- the STXBP3 gene encoding syntaxin-binding protein 3 isoform X1, whose product MAPAGAAAERGLKRLVWQKLKSSIFDDCKKEEEWKIIVLDDYTTKLLSLCCKMTDLLEEGITVVENIYKNREPVPHMKAIYFITPTKKSVDGLIDDFISKSSRRYKAAYVYFTDSCPDNLFNKMKSACSKSIRRCKEISISFFPYESRVFTLNVPDAFYRCYSPILEKTKDKDSVMEVMAEQIVTLCATLEENPGVRYKSKPLDNASKLAQLVEKGLENYYKTDETSQIKAKTHSQLLIIDRGFDPISTVLHELTFQAMAYDLLPIENDTYKYKTDGPTGKEKEAILEEDDELWVQIRHKHIADVIEEIPKLLKEISSKRKATEGKLTLSGLAQLMKKMPHFRKQITRQVVHLNIAEDCMSKFKPNVERLCKTEQDLALGTDAEGQKVKDPMRVLFPVLLNKSHDNHDKIRAILLYIFSTNGTTQENLDKLIQNVQIESDSDMIRNWEYLGVPVLSSTASQQCKQPRRDRSSEETFQLSRWTPVMKDIMEDAIENKLDSKEWPYCSQCPPTWNGSGAVSARQKPKASYHDERKSSARLIIFVIGGITYSEMRSAYEVSQAYKSCEVIIDVPSGWKRDSAFLLMTLPTFKPLKTLSFSIFQVLLIF is encoded by the exons AGCTAAAATCATCAATATTTGATGACtgcaagaaagaggaagaatggaAG ATAATTGTTTTAGATGATTACACTACTAAATTACTGTCACTATGCTGTAAAATGACTGATTTGCTGGAAGAGGGTATCACAG TTGTGGAGAACATATATAAAAACCGAGAGCCTGTCCCACACATGAAAGCAATTTATTTCATAACTCCAACCAAAAAG TCTGTAGATGGACTTATTGATGACTTCATCAGCAAATCATCTCGCAGATACAAAGCAGCATATGTCTACTTCACTGACT cttgTCCTGACAATCTTTTCAACAAAATGAAGTCTGCCTGCTCAAAATCAATAAGGAGATGCAAAGAAATTagcatttccttcttcccataTGAGTCTCGG GTATTTACTCTCAATGTCCCGGATGCCTTTTACCGCTGTTATAGTCCAATTTTGGAAAAGACTAAGGATAAAGATTCTGTAATGGAAGTTATGGCTGAACAAATTGTTACATTATGTGCCACTTTAGAAGAGAATCCAGGAGTACGATATAAAAG CAAACCATTGGATAATGCTAGCAAACTTGCACAGCTTGTTGAAAAAGGTCTTGAAAACTACTATAAAACTGATGAGACAAGCCAAATAAAG GCCAAAACCCATTCTCAACTACTAATAATTGATCGTGGCTTTGACCCAATATCGACTGTACTTCATGAGCTCACTTTCCAGGCAATGGCGTATGATCTGCTACCAATTGAAAATGATACTTACAA atacAAAACAGATGGACctactggaaaggaaaaggaggcaATTCTGGAGGAAGATGATGAGCTCTGGGTACAGATTCGACACAAACATATTGCAGATGTGATAGA gGAAATACcaaaacttctgaaagaaatttcatcaaaaagaaaagcaacagaaggaaaa TTAACGCTATCGGGTCTGGCCCAGTTAATGAAAAAGATGCCACACTTCCGTAAGCAGATTACTAGG CAAGTTGTTCACCTTAACATAGCAGAAGATTGCATGAGCAAGTTCAAACCTAATGTAGAAAGGCTTTGCAAAACTGAACAG gaCTTGGCTCTTGGAACTGATGCAGAAGGTCAGAAAGTAAAAGACCCAATGAGAGTCCTCTTTCCAGTTCTGCTCAACAAAAGTCATGACAATCATGATAAAATTAGAGCAATTCTCCTGTATATCTTTAGCACAAATG GAACTACCCAGGAGAACTTGGACAAGCTGATCCAGAATGTACAAATAGAAAGTGACAGTGACATGATAAGAAACTGGGAGTACCTTGGTGTTCCTGTTCTCTCTTCA actGCTTCTCAGCAATGTAAACAGCCCAGAAGAGATCGTTCTTCAGAAGAAACTTTTCAGCTTTCTAGGTGGACACCTGTTATGAAAGACATTATGGAG GATGCTATAGAAAACAAACTAGATTCAAAAGAATGGCCTTATTGTTCCCAGTGTCCTCCTACCTGGAATGGGTCAGGAGCAGTGAG TGCTCGCCAGAAACCCAAAGCTAGTTACCATGATGAGCGAAAAAGTAGTGCAAGACTGATTATATTTGTGATTGGAGGCATTACATACTCTGAGATGCGCAGTGCTTATGAAGTTTCTCAAGCCTACAAGTCTTGTGAAGTTATCATTG atgtCCCCAGTGGGTGGAAGAGGGACTCTGCCTTCCTACTCATGACACTTCCAACTTTCAAACCTCTCAAAACATtgtccttttccattttccag GTTCTACTCATCTTTTGA
- the STXBP3 gene encoding syntaxin-binding protein 3 isoform X4, with the protein MAPAGAAAERGLKRLVWQKLKSSIFDDCKKEEEWKIIVLDDYTTKLLSLCCKMTDLLEEGITVVENIYKNREPVPHMKAIYFITPTKKSVDGLIDDFISKSSRRYKAAYVYFTDSCPDNLFNKMKSACSKSIRRCKEISISFFPYESRVFTLNVPDAFYRCYSPILEKTKDKDSVMEVMAEQIVTLCATLEENPGVRYKSKPLDNASKLAQLVEKGLENYYKTDETSQIKAKTHSQLLIIDRGFDPISTVLHELTFQAMAYDLLPIENDTYKYKTDGPTGKEKEAILEEDDELWVQIRHKHIADVIEEIPKLLKEISSKRKATEGKLTLSGLAQLMKKMPHFRKQITRQVVHLNIAEDCMSKFKPNVERLCKTEQDLALGTDAEGQKVKDPMRVLFPVLLNKSHDNHDKIRAILLYIFSTNGTTQENLDKLIQNVQIESDSDMIRNWEYLGVPVLSSTASQQCKQPRRDRSSEETFQLSRWTPVMKDIMECSPETQS; encoded by the exons AGCTAAAATCATCAATATTTGATGACtgcaagaaagaggaagaatggaAG ATAATTGTTTTAGATGATTACACTACTAAATTACTGTCACTATGCTGTAAAATGACTGATTTGCTGGAAGAGGGTATCACAG TTGTGGAGAACATATATAAAAACCGAGAGCCTGTCCCACACATGAAAGCAATTTATTTCATAACTCCAACCAAAAAG TCTGTAGATGGACTTATTGATGACTTCATCAGCAAATCATCTCGCAGATACAAAGCAGCATATGTCTACTTCACTGACT cttgTCCTGACAATCTTTTCAACAAAATGAAGTCTGCCTGCTCAAAATCAATAAGGAGATGCAAAGAAATTagcatttccttcttcccataTGAGTCTCGG GTATTTACTCTCAATGTCCCGGATGCCTTTTACCGCTGTTATAGTCCAATTTTGGAAAAGACTAAGGATAAAGATTCTGTAATGGAAGTTATGGCTGAACAAATTGTTACATTATGTGCCACTTTAGAAGAGAATCCAGGAGTACGATATAAAAG CAAACCATTGGATAATGCTAGCAAACTTGCACAGCTTGTTGAAAAAGGTCTTGAAAACTACTATAAAACTGATGAGACAAGCCAAATAAAG GCCAAAACCCATTCTCAACTACTAATAATTGATCGTGGCTTTGACCCAATATCGACTGTACTTCATGAGCTCACTTTCCAGGCAATGGCGTATGATCTGCTACCAATTGAAAATGATACTTACAA atacAAAACAGATGGACctactggaaaggaaaaggaggcaATTCTGGAGGAAGATGATGAGCTCTGGGTACAGATTCGACACAAACATATTGCAGATGTGATAGA gGAAATACcaaaacttctgaaagaaatttcatcaaaaagaaaagcaacagaaggaaaa TTAACGCTATCGGGTCTGGCCCAGTTAATGAAAAAGATGCCACACTTCCGTAAGCAGATTACTAGG CAAGTTGTTCACCTTAACATAGCAGAAGATTGCATGAGCAAGTTCAAACCTAATGTAGAAAGGCTTTGCAAAACTGAACAG gaCTTGGCTCTTGGAACTGATGCAGAAGGTCAGAAAGTAAAAGACCCAATGAGAGTCCTCTTTCCAGTTCTGCTCAACAAAAGTCATGACAATCATGATAAAATTAGAGCAATTCTCCTGTATATCTTTAGCACAAATG GAACTACCCAGGAGAACTTGGACAAGCTGATCCAGAATGTACAAATAGAAAGTGACAGTGACATGATAAGAAACTGGGAGTACCTTGGTGTTCCTGTTCTCTCTTCA actGCTTCTCAGCAATGTAAACAGCCCAGAAGAGATCGTTCTTCAGAAGAAACTTTTCAGCTTTCTAGGTGGACACCTGTTATGAAAGACATTATGGAG TGCTCGCCAGAAACCCAAAGCTAG
- the STXBP3 gene encoding syntaxin-binding protein 3 isoform X3: MKAIYFITPTKKSVDGLIDDFISKSSRRYKAAYVYFTDSCPDNLFNKMKSACSKSIRRCKEISISFFPYESRVFTLNVPDAFYRCYSPILEKTKDKDSVMEVMAEQIVTLCATLEENPGVRYKSKPLDNASKLAQLVEKGLENYYKTDETSQIKAKTHSQLLIIDRGFDPISTVLHELTFQAMAYDLLPIENDTYKYKTDGPTGKEKEAILEEDDELWVQIRHKHIADVIEEIPKLLKEISSKRKATEGKLTLSGLAQLMKKMPHFRKQITRQVVHLNIAEDCMSKFKPNVERLCKTEQDLALGTDAEGQKVKDPMRVLFPVLLNKSHDNHDKIRAILLYIFSTNGTTQENLDKLIQNVQIESDSDMIRNWEYLGVPVLSSTASQQCKQPRRDRSSEETFQLSRWTPVMKDIMEDAIENKLDSKEWPYCSQCPPTWNGSGAVSARQKPKASYHDERKSSARLIIFVIGGITYSEMRSAYEVSQAYKSCEVIIDVPSGWKRDSAFLLMTLPTFKPLKTLSFSIFQVLLIF, encoded by the exons ATGAAAGCAATTTATTTCATAACTCCAACCAAAAAG TCTGTAGATGGACTTATTGATGACTTCATCAGCAAATCATCTCGCAGATACAAAGCAGCATATGTCTACTTCACTGACT cttgTCCTGACAATCTTTTCAACAAAATGAAGTCTGCCTGCTCAAAATCAATAAGGAGATGCAAAGAAATTagcatttccttcttcccataTGAGTCTCGG GTATTTACTCTCAATGTCCCGGATGCCTTTTACCGCTGTTATAGTCCAATTTTGGAAAAGACTAAGGATAAAGATTCTGTAATGGAAGTTATGGCTGAACAAATTGTTACATTATGTGCCACTTTAGAAGAGAATCCAGGAGTACGATATAAAAG CAAACCATTGGATAATGCTAGCAAACTTGCACAGCTTGTTGAAAAAGGTCTTGAAAACTACTATAAAACTGATGAGACAAGCCAAATAAAG GCCAAAACCCATTCTCAACTACTAATAATTGATCGTGGCTTTGACCCAATATCGACTGTACTTCATGAGCTCACTTTCCAGGCAATGGCGTATGATCTGCTACCAATTGAAAATGATACTTACAA atacAAAACAGATGGACctactggaaaggaaaaggaggcaATTCTGGAGGAAGATGATGAGCTCTGGGTACAGATTCGACACAAACATATTGCAGATGTGATAGA gGAAATACcaaaacttctgaaagaaatttcatcaaaaagaaaagcaacagaaggaaaa TTAACGCTATCGGGTCTGGCCCAGTTAATGAAAAAGATGCCACACTTCCGTAAGCAGATTACTAGG CAAGTTGTTCACCTTAACATAGCAGAAGATTGCATGAGCAAGTTCAAACCTAATGTAGAAAGGCTTTGCAAAACTGAACAG gaCTTGGCTCTTGGAACTGATGCAGAAGGTCAGAAAGTAAAAGACCCAATGAGAGTCCTCTTTCCAGTTCTGCTCAACAAAAGTCATGACAATCATGATAAAATTAGAGCAATTCTCCTGTATATCTTTAGCACAAATG GAACTACCCAGGAGAACTTGGACAAGCTGATCCAGAATGTACAAATAGAAAGTGACAGTGACATGATAAGAAACTGGGAGTACCTTGGTGTTCCTGTTCTCTCTTCA actGCTTCTCAGCAATGTAAACAGCCCAGAAGAGATCGTTCTTCAGAAGAAACTTTTCAGCTTTCTAGGTGGACACCTGTTATGAAAGACATTATGGAG GATGCTATAGAAAACAAACTAGATTCAAAAGAATGGCCTTATTGTTCCCAGTGTCCTCCTACCTGGAATGGGTCAGGAGCAGTGAG TGCTCGCCAGAAACCCAAAGCTAGTTACCATGATGAGCGAAAAAGTAGTGCAAGACTGATTATATTTGTGATTGGAGGCATTACATACTCTGAGATGCGCAGTGCTTATGAAGTTTCTCAAGCCTACAAGTCTTGTGAAGTTATCATTG atgtCCCCAGTGGGTGGAAGAGGGACTCTGCCTTCCTACTCATGACACTTCCAACTTTCAAACCTCTCAAAACATtgtccttttccattttccag GTTCTACTCATCTTTTGA